Proteins from one Sander lucioperca isolate FBNREF2018 chromosome 16, SLUC_FBN_1.2, whole genome shotgun sequence genomic window:
- the recql4 gene encoding ATP-dependent DNA helicase Q4 isoform X2 yields MDRYNEVKLQLKSWEQGFVKDHQRKPNKEDIDQAPEETRKLYKEYRSLKQAKENSSSDAASGHAEQPRSTAEVITVQKDGDCWGAHLNRSSQPASSPRLTSEEKDSLKASAQYYGLKLKNNLVTLSKERPVSLRKSVLPGRLPLNSLKDRQTGQTNSPVAATVKTTFTDPESSPFTPRFKTCLGSLASKTPQKVEPEEPFEPFEPVRESCEEPASAASSCSSTSKVISSENQNVSSVAPSPARSSASLSSPCSVVGTSRGGVGATGKLNESIGASGDRKQHVEILVTPHKGISDADVGTLISLRGSPRVLGGFRGGMGSRGIGVRASPASRLSFVDKNWLERCQVFGEMGAEVKPGAGNQEINLEKEGERGRETEGKIQRDEKEEIDAEGESREAIDLGRDTGLKSITSDKTVSDSAPKPSLQHTGKSSGGGKEKAKRKEGEEMERGLSPPLTPEDDTETSHKSKGTKKKGRKRQREEENVQGETEEGGVKKRRRNGKKKEESSDVNPSPAQVGGKKRRTKKKGDADAEEEKETKEPKKVPQENLFGEIEEELAAKRMYHSQPVRARGMKATEGNFVKINLKKKSHVKGYALRGAGLRKQMYMQKFQLKGERFGGAGGGFFGRGRRGGFRGGLSRQGDTCYKCGGTGHWAMDCKGRAPPPPVPEDQPAEEELFELPTLEEVARATGTLQPQPLVAPLSITEEQPYQDKEADSNHKDEVLLNVIRPDYERPAPPPPVEPLYYLTDDGKVQETPAEVYAALKDIGYQSFRPGQEEAIMRILSGLSTLVVLSTGMGKSLCYQLPAFLYAKRSKSITLVISPLVSLMDDQLSGLPANLKAACIHSNMTMKQREAAIEKVKSGEVCVLLLSPEALVGGGGSGSGCLPSAQELPPVAFACIDEAHCVSEWSHNFRPCYLRLCKVLRERLGVQCLLGLTATATLSTALDIARHLDITDEDGIAVRSAAVPPNLHLSVSMDREKDQALVSLLKGDRFGCLDSIIVYCTRREETTRVAALLRTCLQGVLVKENKHTNSSRRIQNNPVGQKKKELARKKIRKPLKWQAESYHAGLSASERRRVQNNFMCGELRIVVATVAFGMGLDKSDVRGIIHYNMPKSFESYVQEIGRAGRDGDPAHCHLFLDPEGADLHELRRHIYADTVDYYTVKKLVQKVFPPCKCKQIHQRQQELVKDIEDSELLEMMDVCDQENLNPPTQQDIVHTDTPVTAQESSHPDAAELPLHEGRDEGKEEEERKEEQTVEYEEADGSMKHRNVEAKGAGDWLMDQEEERSQWPRERVCHTHERAIPIQETVEALDITEEGVETLLCYLELHPQRFVELLHPTLSVCKASCYGGPRQLQKIIKICPPIAVVLARKRMAGERVETCDQLEFDVVEVADTMGWQLPLVKRGLRQLQWSSVGGRSGVHIEFSSLSFYFRSFGDLSDEEMDRVCQFLHNRVQNQERTQLYQLTACFKAFKSVAFQSASSCLEDLDESRSLKLKDLLSEYFDKRRDRSHMLAPVDIEELDKYKLLDWENQIRADIRSFLSNRSDEKFSGRAVARILHGIASPCYPAQTYGRDRRYWRKYIQFDFNQLIKLATQEIIRFK; encoded by the exons ATGGATCGATACAACGAGGTGAAACTGCAGCTGAAGAGCTGGGAGCAGGGGTTCGTCAAAGACCACCAGAGGAAACCAAACAAG GAGGACATTGATCAAGCTCCAGAGGAGACCAGGA AGCTGTATAAAGAGTACCGCAGTTTGAAACAAGccaaagaaaacagcagcagtgaTGCAGCCAGCGGACATGCTGAACAGCCCAGATCTACAGCTGAGGTCATAACAGTCCAGAAG GACGGGGACTGTTGGGGTGCCCATCTAAACCGCAGTTCACAGCCGGCATCTTCTCCCAGACTGACATCAGAGGAAAAAGACAGTCTTAAGGCCTCTGCCCAATACTATGGACTAAAGCTTAAAAACAACCTGGTGACACTCAGTAAG GAAAGACCTGTCTCACTGAGGAAATCAGTCCTTCCCGGTCGATTGCCTCTAAACTCCTTGAAAGATCGACAAACTGGACAGACAAACAGCCCTGTTGCTGCCACTGTCAAAACCACTTTCACTGACCCTGAATCCAGCCCTTTTACACCAAG ATTTAAGACTTGCCTGGGATCCCTGGCTTCAAAGACACCTCAGAAAGTGGAGCCTGAAGAGCCGTTTGAACCATTTGAACCTGTCAGAGAGTCTTGTGAAGAGCCTGCAAGTGCTGccagtagttgtagtagtactAGTAAAGTTATTAGTTCAGAAAATCAAAATGTCTCAAGTGTAGCTCCCTCTCCAGCCAGATCTTCTGCATCATTATCTTCTCCATGTAGTGTAGTAGGAACTTCAAGAGGAGGTGTAGGAGCCACAGGAAAGTTAAATGAAAGTATAGGAGCTTCAGGAGACAGAAAACAACATGTTGAAATTTTAGTAACTCCACATAAGGGTATTAGTGATGCAGATGTTGGAACTTTGATTAGCTTGAGAGGAAGCCCTCGGGTTCTTGGAGGTTTCAGAGGAGGAATGGGAAGTAGAGGCATTGGAGTAAGGGCTTCCCCTGCCAGCAGACTGAGTTTTGTCGACAAGAACTGGCTAGAGAGGTGTCAGGTGTTTGGAGAGATGGGGGCTGAGGTGAAGCCTGGAGCAGGCAACCAGGAGATAAATctggagaaagagggagaaagaggaagagaaacgGAAGGGAAAATACAAAGAgatgaaaaagaagaaatagaTGCAGAGGGAGAAAGCAGAGAGGCAATAGACTTGGGAAGAGATACAGGGCTTAAGAGCATTACAAGTGACAAAACAGTCAGTGATAGTGCACCGAAACCTTCTCTACAACACACTGGAAAAAGCAGCGgaggagggaaagaaaaagCGAAAAGGAAGGAAGGTGAGGAGATGGAAAGAGGACTGTCGCCACCTTTAACGCCAGAAGACGACACAGAGACCAGTCACAAATCCAAAGGTACAAAGAAGAAAGGGAGGAAAAggcagagggaggaagagaacgtgcagggagagacagaggagggaggagtgaaGAAGAGACGTAGGAATGgcaaaaagaaagaggagagcTCTGATGTAAACCCCAGCCCAGCTCAAGTAGGAGGGAAGAAAAGGAGAACCAAGAAAAAGGGAGATGCAGAcgcagaagaagagaaagaaaccaAGGAACCCAAAAAG GTCCCTCAGGAGAACTTGTTTGGTGAAATAGAGGAGGAATTGGCAGCCAAGAGAATGTATCACAGTCAGCCTGTCAGAGCCAG AGGCATGAAAGCCACAGAGGGTAACTTTGTGAAGATAAATCTGAAGAAGAAGTCTCATGTCAAAGGATACGCACTCAGAGGTGCTGGTCTACGCAAACAG ATGTACATGCAGAAGTTCCAGCTGAAAGGCGAGCGGTTTGGTGGAGCTGGTGGAGGATTTTTTGGCAGAGGAAGGAGGGGAGGATTCAGAGGGGGGCTCAGTCGCCAGGGTGACACCTGCTACAAGTGTGGAGGGACCGGACACTGGGCCATGGACTGCAAGGGACGAG cccctccccctcctgtTCCTGAGGACCAGCCTGCTGAGGAGGAGCTGTTTGAACTGCCCACCCTGGAGGAGGTTGCCAGGGCAACAGGCACACTGCAACCTCAGCCACTGG tggCGCCTCTCAGTATCACAGAGGAGCAGCCGTACCAAGATAAGGAGGCGGACAGTAACCATAAAGACGAGGTGTTGCTGAATGTAATCCGTCCTGACTATGAGCGCCCTGCTCCTCCACCACCAGTGGAACCACTTTATTATCTCACAGACGATGGGAAAGTCCAGG AAACGCCTGCTGAGGTGTACGCAGCTCTGAAAGACATCGGCTACCAGTCGTTTAGACCAGGACAAGAAGAAGCCATCATGAGAATCCTGTCAG GTCTCTCTACCCTCGTAGTGTTGTCAACAGGGATGGGTAAATCATTGTGCTATCAGCTCCCAGCCTTCCTGTACGCTAAGCGATCAAAAAGCATCACTTTGGTCATTTCACCTCTAGTGTCACTAATGGACGatcag ctGTCTGGCCTGCCAGCCAATCTGAAGGCAGCCTGTATCCactccaacatgacaatgaaacAGAGAGAAGCTGCCATAGAAAAG GTGAAGTCAGGcgaggtgtgtgtgttgctcCTCTCTCCAGAGGCTCTGGTTGGTGGAGGCGGTTCAGGGTCAGGGTGTCTGCCCTCCGCTCAGGAGCTCCCTCCTGTGGCCTTCGCCTGTATAGACGAAGCTCATTGTGTCTCAGAGTGGTCACACAACTTTAGACCCTGCTACCTGAGACTCTGTAAG gtACTAAGGGAGCGGTTGGGAGTGCAGTGCTTGCTGGGACTCACAGCTACGGCCACACTGTCCACTGCTCTGGACATTGCGCGACATCTGGACATCACTGATGAAGACGGCATTGCAGTTCGATCTGCAGCAGTGCCTCCTAACCTGCATCTGTCCGTGTCCATGGATAGAGAAAAAGATCAG GCTTTAGTGTCCTTGTTGAAAGGTGATCGTTTTGGTTGTCTGGACTCCATCATCGTCTACTGCaccagaagagaggagacaactCGTGTGGCGGCACTGCTCCGGACCTGCCTGCAGGGGGTACTGGTGAAAGAAAACAAGCACACCAACAGCAGCAGACGGATACAAAACAACCCTGTaggacagaaaaagaaagagctGG CAAGGAAGAAGATTCGTAAACCGCTGAAATGGCAGGCGGAGTCGTACCACGCGGGCTTGTCAGCGTCTGAGCGCCGTCGTGTCCAGAACAACTTCATGTGCGGGGAGCTCAGAATCGTGGTGGCCACTGTGGCTTTTGGCATGGGCCTCGATAAATCTGACGTCCGCGGTATCATACACTACAACATGCCTAAG AGCTTTGAGAGCTACGTTCAGGAGATTGGGAGGGCAGGAAGAGATGGAGACCCAGCACACTGTCACCTCTTTCTGGACCCTGAG ggTGCCGACCTCCATGAGCTCCGTCGCCACATCTATGCGGACACAGTGGACTACTACACAGTAAAGAAACTGGTCCAGAAAGTTTTTCCGCCATGCAAATGTAAACAGATACACCAGAGACAACAGGAACTTGTAAAG GACATTGAAGATTCGGAGCTTCTGGAAATGATGGATGTGTGTGATCAGGAGAACCTAAACCCTCCCACTCAGCAGGACATagtacatacagacacaccagTAACCGCacag GAGTCGTCCCATCCCGATGCAGCGGAGCTACCCCTCCATGAAGGTAGagatgaaggaaaggaagaggaggagaggaaagaggagcAGACAGTCGAATACGAGGAAGCTGACGGTTCGATGAAGCACAGGAACGTGGAGGCGAAAGGAGCCGGTGATTGGCTAATGGACCAGGAAGAGGAGCGCAGTCAATGGCCCAGAGAGCGAGTGTGTCACACGCATGAAAGAGCGATTCCCATCCAAGAAACTGTGGAGGCTCTGGACATCACAGAGGAAG GTGTAGAAACGCTGCTCTGCTATCTGGAGCTGCATCCTCAGCGCTTTGTCGAACTTCTCCACCCCACGCTGTCTGTGTGTAAAGCCAGCTGCTATGGCGGACCAAGACAGCTGCAGAAAATCATTAAAAT TTGCCCTCCGATTGCTGTGGTGTTGGCCAGAAAGCGGATGGCGGGCGAGCGGGTGGAGACGTGTGATCAGCTGGAGTTTGATGTCGTCGAGGTTGCGGACACTATGGGATGGCAGCTTCCTCTTGTGAAGAGAGGACTCAGACAGCTGCAGTGGAGCAGTG TTGGCGGACGTAGCGGTGTCCACATTGAATTCTCCTCCTTGTCTTTCTACTTCCGTTCCTTTGGCGACCTTAGCGACGAGGAGATGGACAGAGTTTGTCAGTTCCTCCACAATCGAGTGCAGAACCAAGAGAGAACGCAGCTCTACCAGCTGACCGCCTGCTTTAAGGCCTTCAAaag TGTTGCGTTCCAGAGTGCATCGTCCTGTCTCGAAGATTTGGATGAGAGTCGCAGCCTGAAGCTAAAAGACCTTCTCTCTGAGTACTTCGACAAGAGGCGAGACCGAAGCCACATGCTCGCACCAGTGGACATCGAGGAGCTCGACAAATATAAG ttgtTAGACTGGGAGAATCAGATTAGAGCCGACATCAGAAGTTTTCTTTCCAACCGAAGCGATGAGAAGTTCTCTGGAAGAGCTGTTGCTAGAATCTTGCACGGCATAG CCAGTCCTTGTTATCCTGCTCAAACCTACGGCAGGGACAGACGCTACTGGAGGAAGTACATCCAGTTTGACTTCAACCAGCTCATCAAACTGGCCACCCAGGAGATCATTCGCTTCAAGTGA
- the recql4 gene encoding ATP-dependent DNA helicase Q4 isoform X1, which translates to MDRYNEVKLQLKSWEQGFVKDHQRKPNKEDIDQAPEETRKLYKEYRSLKQAKENSSSDAASGHAEQPRSTAEVITVQKDGDCWGAHLNRSSQPASSPRLTSEEKDSLKASAQYYGLKLKNNLVTLSKERPVSLRKSVLPGRLPLNSLKDRQTGQTNSPVAATVKTTFTDPESSPFTPRKFKTCLGSLASKTPQKVEPEEPFEPFEPVRESCEEPASAASSCSSTSKVISSENQNVSSVAPSPARSSASLSSPCSVVGTSRGGVGATGKLNESIGASGDRKQHVEILVTPHKGISDADVGTLISLRGSPRVLGGFRGGMGSRGIGVRASPASRLSFVDKNWLERCQVFGEMGAEVKPGAGNQEINLEKEGERGRETEGKIQRDEKEEIDAEGESREAIDLGRDTGLKSITSDKTVSDSAPKPSLQHTGKSSGGGKEKAKRKEGEEMERGLSPPLTPEDDTETSHKSKGTKKKGRKRQREEENVQGETEEGGVKKRRRNGKKKEESSDVNPSPAQVGGKKRRTKKKGDADAEEEKETKEPKKVPQENLFGEIEEELAAKRMYHSQPVRARGMKATEGNFVKINLKKKSHVKGYALRGAGLRKQMYMQKFQLKGERFGGAGGGFFGRGRRGGFRGGLSRQGDTCYKCGGTGHWAMDCKGRAPPPPVPEDQPAEEELFELPTLEEVARATGTLQPQPLVAPLSITEEQPYQDKEADSNHKDEVLLNVIRPDYERPAPPPPVEPLYYLTDDGKVQETPAEVYAALKDIGYQSFRPGQEEAIMRILSGLSTLVVLSTGMGKSLCYQLPAFLYAKRSKSITLVISPLVSLMDDQLSGLPANLKAACIHSNMTMKQREAAIEKVKSGEVCVLLLSPEALVGGGGSGSGCLPSAQELPPVAFACIDEAHCVSEWSHNFRPCYLRLCKVLRERLGVQCLLGLTATATLSTALDIARHLDITDEDGIAVRSAAVPPNLHLSVSMDREKDQALVSLLKGDRFGCLDSIIVYCTRREETTRVAALLRTCLQGVLVKENKHTNSSRRIQNNPVGQKKKELARKKIRKPLKWQAESYHAGLSASERRRVQNNFMCGELRIVVATVAFGMGLDKSDVRGIIHYNMPKSFESYVQEIGRAGRDGDPAHCHLFLDPEGADLHELRRHIYADTVDYYTVKKLVQKVFPPCKCKQIHQRQQELVKDIEDSELLEMMDVCDQENLNPPTQQDIVHTDTPVTAQESSHPDAAELPLHEGRDEGKEEEERKEEQTVEYEEADGSMKHRNVEAKGAGDWLMDQEEERSQWPRERVCHTHERAIPIQETVEALDITEEGVETLLCYLELHPQRFVELLHPTLSVCKASCYGGPRQLQKIIKICPPIAVVLARKRMAGERVETCDQLEFDVVEVADTMGWQLPLVKRGLRQLQWSSVGGRSGVHIEFSSLSFYFRSFGDLSDEEMDRVCQFLHNRVQNQERTQLYQLTACFKAFKSVAFQSASSCLEDLDESRSLKLKDLLSEYFDKRRDRSHMLAPVDIEELDKYKLLDWENQIRADIRSFLSNRSDEKFSGRAVARILHGIASPCYPAQTYGRDRRYWRKYIQFDFNQLIKLATQEIIRFK; encoded by the exons ATGGATCGATACAACGAGGTGAAACTGCAGCTGAAGAGCTGGGAGCAGGGGTTCGTCAAAGACCACCAGAGGAAACCAAACAAG GAGGACATTGATCAAGCTCCAGAGGAGACCAGGA AGCTGTATAAAGAGTACCGCAGTTTGAAACAAGccaaagaaaacagcagcagtgaTGCAGCCAGCGGACATGCTGAACAGCCCAGATCTACAGCTGAGGTCATAACAGTCCAGAAG GACGGGGACTGTTGGGGTGCCCATCTAAACCGCAGTTCACAGCCGGCATCTTCTCCCAGACTGACATCAGAGGAAAAAGACAGTCTTAAGGCCTCTGCCCAATACTATGGACTAAAGCTTAAAAACAACCTGGTGACACTCAGTAAG GAAAGACCTGTCTCACTGAGGAAATCAGTCCTTCCCGGTCGATTGCCTCTAAACTCCTTGAAAGATCGACAAACTGGACAGACAAACAGCCCTGTTGCTGCCACTGTCAAAACCACTTTCACTGACCCTGAATCCAGCCCTTTTACACCAAG AAAATTTAAGACTTGCCTGGGATCCCTGGCTTCAAAGACACCTCAGAAAGTGGAGCCTGAAGAGCCGTTTGAACCATTTGAACCTGTCAGAGAGTCTTGTGAAGAGCCTGCAAGTGCTGccagtagttgtagtagtactAGTAAAGTTATTAGTTCAGAAAATCAAAATGTCTCAAGTGTAGCTCCCTCTCCAGCCAGATCTTCTGCATCATTATCTTCTCCATGTAGTGTAGTAGGAACTTCAAGAGGAGGTGTAGGAGCCACAGGAAAGTTAAATGAAAGTATAGGAGCTTCAGGAGACAGAAAACAACATGTTGAAATTTTAGTAACTCCACATAAGGGTATTAGTGATGCAGATGTTGGAACTTTGATTAGCTTGAGAGGAAGCCCTCGGGTTCTTGGAGGTTTCAGAGGAGGAATGGGAAGTAGAGGCATTGGAGTAAGGGCTTCCCCTGCCAGCAGACTGAGTTTTGTCGACAAGAACTGGCTAGAGAGGTGTCAGGTGTTTGGAGAGATGGGGGCTGAGGTGAAGCCTGGAGCAGGCAACCAGGAGATAAATctggagaaagagggagaaagaggaagagaaacgGAAGGGAAAATACAAAGAgatgaaaaagaagaaatagaTGCAGAGGGAGAAAGCAGAGAGGCAATAGACTTGGGAAGAGATACAGGGCTTAAGAGCATTACAAGTGACAAAACAGTCAGTGATAGTGCACCGAAACCTTCTCTACAACACACTGGAAAAAGCAGCGgaggagggaaagaaaaagCGAAAAGGAAGGAAGGTGAGGAGATGGAAAGAGGACTGTCGCCACCTTTAACGCCAGAAGACGACACAGAGACCAGTCACAAATCCAAAGGTACAAAGAAGAAAGGGAGGAAAAggcagagggaggaagagaacgtgcagggagagacagaggagggaggagtgaaGAAGAGACGTAGGAATGgcaaaaagaaagaggagagcTCTGATGTAAACCCCAGCCCAGCTCAAGTAGGAGGGAAGAAAAGGAGAACCAAGAAAAAGGGAGATGCAGAcgcagaagaagagaaagaaaccaAGGAACCCAAAAAG GTCCCTCAGGAGAACTTGTTTGGTGAAATAGAGGAGGAATTGGCAGCCAAGAGAATGTATCACAGTCAGCCTGTCAGAGCCAG AGGCATGAAAGCCACAGAGGGTAACTTTGTGAAGATAAATCTGAAGAAGAAGTCTCATGTCAAAGGATACGCACTCAGAGGTGCTGGTCTACGCAAACAG ATGTACATGCAGAAGTTCCAGCTGAAAGGCGAGCGGTTTGGTGGAGCTGGTGGAGGATTTTTTGGCAGAGGAAGGAGGGGAGGATTCAGAGGGGGGCTCAGTCGCCAGGGTGACACCTGCTACAAGTGTGGAGGGACCGGACACTGGGCCATGGACTGCAAGGGACGAG cccctccccctcctgtTCCTGAGGACCAGCCTGCTGAGGAGGAGCTGTTTGAACTGCCCACCCTGGAGGAGGTTGCCAGGGCAACAGGCACACTGCAACCTCAGCCACTGG tggCGCCTCTCAGTATCACAGAGGAGCAGCCGTACCAAGATAAGGAGGCGGACAGTAACCATAAAGACGAGGTGTTGCTGAATGTAATCCGTCCTGACTATGAGCGCCCTGCTCCTCCACCACCAGTGGAACCACTTTATTATCTCACAGACGATGGGAAAGTCCAGG AAACGCCTGCTGAGGTGTACGCAGCTCTGAAAGACATCGGCTACCAGTCGTTTAGACCAGGACAAGAAGAAGCCATCATGAGAATCCTGTCAG GTCTCTCTACCCTCGTAGTGTTGTCAACAGGGATGGGTAAATCATTGTGCTATCAGCTCCCAGCCTTCCTGTACGCTAAGCGATCAAAAAGCATCACTTTGGTCATTTCACCTCTAGTGTCACTAATGGACGatcag ctGTCTGGCCTGCCAGCCAATCTGAAGGCAGCCTGTATCCactccaacatgacaatgaaacAGAGAGAAGCTGCCATAGAAAAG GTGAAGTCAGGcgaggtgtgtgtgttgctcCTCTCTCCAGAGGCTCTGGTTGGTGGAGGCGGTTCAGGGTCAGGGTGTCTGCCCTCCGCTCAGGAGCTCCCTCCTGTGGCCTTCGCCTGTATAGACGAAGCTCATTGTGTCTCAGAGTGGTCACACAACTTTAGACCCTGCTACCTGAGACTCTGTAAG gtACTAAGGGAGCGGTTGGGAGTGCAGTGCTTGCTGGGACTCACAGCTACGGCCACACTGTCCACTGCTCTGGACATTGCGCGACATCTGGACATCACTGATGAAGACGGCATTGCAGTTCGATCTGCAGCAGTGCCTCCTAACCTGCATCTGTCCGTGTCCATGGATAGAGAAAAAGATCAG GCTTTAGTGTCCTTGTTGAAAGGTGATCGTTTTGGTTGTCTGGACTCCATCATCGTCTACTGCaccagaagagaggagacaactCGTGTGGCGGCACTGCTCCGGACCTGCCTGCAGGGGGTACTGGTGAAAGAAAACAAGCACACCAACAGCAGCAGACGGATACAAAACAACCCTGTaggacagaaaaagaaagagctGG CAAGGAAGAAGATTCGTAAACCGCTGAAATGGCAGGCGGAGTCGTACCACGCGGGCTTGTCAGCGTCTGAGCGCCGTCGTGTCCAGAACAACTTCATGTGCGGGGAGCTCAGAATCGTGGTGGCCACTGTGGCTTTTGGCATGGGCCTCGATAAATCTGACGTCCGCGGTATCATACACTACAACATGCCTAAG AGCTTTGAGAGCTACGTTCAGGAGATTGGGAGGGCAGGAAGAGATGGAGACCCAGCACACTGTCACCTCTTTCTGGACCCTGAG ggTGCCGACCTCCATGAGCTCCGTCGCCACATCTATGCGGACACAGTGGACTACTACACAGTAAAGAAACTGGTCCAGAAAGTTTTTCCGCCATGCAAATGTAAACAGATACACCAGAGACAACAGGAACTTGTAAAG GACATTGAAGATTCGGAGCTTCTGGAAATGATGGATGTGTGTGATCAGGAGAACCTAAACCCTCCCACTCAGCAGGACATagtacatacagacacaccagTAACCGCacag GAGTCGTCCCATCCCGATGCAGCGGAGCTACCCCTCCATGAAGGTAGagatgaaggaaaggaagaggaggagaggaaagaggagcAGACAGTCGAATACGAGGAAGCTGACGGTTCGATGAAGCACAGGAACGTGGAGGCGAAAGGAGCCGGTGATTGGCTAATGGACCAGGAAGAGGAGCGCAGTCAATGGCCCAGAGAGCGAGTGTGTCACACGCATGAAAGAGCGATTCCCATCCAAGAAACTGTGGAGGCTCTGGACATCACAGAGGAAG GTGTAGAAACGCTGCTCTGCTATCTGGAGCTGCATCCTCAGCGCTTTGTCGAACTTCTCCACCCCACGCTGTCTGTGTGTAAAGCCAGCTGCTATGGCGGACCAAGACAGCTGCAGAAAATCATTAAAAT TTGCCCTCCGATTGCTGTGGTGTTGGCCAGAAAGCGGATGGCGGGCGAGCGGGTGGAGACGTGTGATCAGCTGGAGTTTGATGTCGTCGAGGTTGCGGACACTATGGGATGGCAGCTTCCTCTTGTGAAGAGAGGACTCAGACAGCTGCAGTGGAGCAGTG TTGGCGGACGTAGCGGTGTCCACATTGAATTCTCCTCCTTGTCTTTCTACTTCCGTTCCTTTGGCGACCTTAGCGACGAGGAGATGGACAGAGTTTGTCAGTTCCTCCACAATCGAGTGCAGAACCAAGAGAGAACGCAGCTCTACCAGCTGACCGCCTGCTTTAAGGCCTTCAAaag TGTTGCGTTCCAGAGTGCATCGTCCTGTCTCGAAGATTTGGATGAGAGTCGCAGCCTGAAGCTAAAAGACCTTCTCTCTGAGTACTTCGACAAGAGGCGAGACCGAAGCCACATGCTCGCACCAGTGGACATCGAGGAGCTCGACAAATATAAG ttgtTAGACTGGGAGAATCAGATTAGAGCCGACATCAGAAGTTTTCTTTCCAACCGAAGCGATGAGAAGTTCTCTGGAAGAGCTGTTGCTAGAATCTTGCACGGCATAG CCAGTCCTTGTTATCCTGCTCAAACCTACGGCAGGGACAGACGCTACTGGAGGAAGTACATCCAGTTTGACTTCAACCAGCTCATCAAACTGGCCACCCAGGAGATCATTCGCTTCAAGTGA